One genomic segment of Paenibacillus durus includes these proteins:
- a CDS encoding RNA-guided endonuclease TnpB family protein — MITVIHEQFMNLESLSTQAVVTAVERLTHRTKHNPNPLYAEFDQRFYKFPSYFRRSAIAEAFGILKSHHSRFQLWQAERQHAQQEGKRFSKKPPTLEAQHQAFPCLYKGNMFIRTSDRAANIKVFHQGDWVWLPITFNGQDLFKRNVWSMKECNPRLVRKGKRYALHIAYEGDVKLTQVERSKQRVCAVDLGLTNSAVCSVLDASGTVLARTFINQAKEKDRMRQITGKLKQAQRQSGIGAKPNFWRRMNGLQTHIVHDTAHQIVAFAQKHHADIIVMEYLGKMRLPKGTWGAKRLRAKLQLWAKRRIQTKVTEMAHFLGMRVSMVNPANTSALAFDGSGWVQRNTKRDVAVFATGKTYHADLNASYNIGARYVLRNLQKATSEKMWLSLEAKDPSLAKRTYWTLASLIRAQQALSL; from the coding sequence TTGATTACGGTCATTCATGAGCAGTTTATGAACTTGGAATCGTTATCCACCCAAGCGGTGGTGACGGCGGTAGAACGGTTGACTCATCGTACTAAGCACAATCCGAATCCGCTCTACGCCGAGTTTGATCAACGCTTTTATAAGTTTCCTTCGTACTTCCGCAGAAGTGCCATTGCAGAAGCGTTTGGCATTCTGAAAAGTCATCATTCCCGTTTTCAGCTTTGGCAAGCCGAGCGGCAACACGCCCAGCAAGAAGGGAAACGCTTTTCGAAGAAACCGCCGACACTTGAGGCTCAGCATCAGGCGTTCCCTTGCTTGTACAAAGGCAATATGTTCATTCGAACCTCTGATAGGGCAGCCAACATCAAGGTATTTCATCAAGGCGATTGGGTCTGGCTCCCCATTACCTTTAATGGGCAAGACCTATTCAAACGTAACGTGTGGAGCATGAAAGAATGCAACCCCAGATTGGTCCGAAAAGGAAAACGCTATGCCCTTCATATCGCCTATGAGGGGGATGTAAAGTTGACTCAGGTAGAACGTTCCAAACAGCGGGTCTGTGCCGTTGATTTAGGGTTAACGAATTCCGCAGTATGTTCCGTGCTGGACGCAAGCGGCACTGTCTTGGCGAGGACCTTTATCAACCAAGCCAAAGAAAAAGACCGAATGCGCCAAATCACAGGCAAACTGAAACAAGCCCAGCGACAGTCCGGTATAGGGGCAAAACCAAATTTCTGGCGGCGGATGAACGGCTTACAGACGCATATCGTCCACGATACCGCGCATCAAATCGTCGCCTTTGCCCAAAAGCACCACGCAGATATCATCGTCATGGAGTATTTAGGCAAGATGCGTCTGCCTAAAGGAACGTGGGGAGCCAAGCGGCTTCGTGCCAAACTCCAGTTGTGGGCCAAACGTCGCATCCAAACGAAAGTGACCGAAATGGCGCATTTCCTGGGGATGCGGGTTTCCATGGTCAACCCTGCGAATACCAGTGCGCTTGCTTTTGACGGCAGTGGATGGGTACAACGCAACACGAAGCGTGATGTTGCTGTATTCGCAACAGGCAAAACGTATCACGCGGACCTTAATGCCTCGTATAACATCGGCGCACGATACGTGCTGCGCAACCTACAAAAAGCCACATCTGAAAAGATGTGGTTGTCCTTGGAGGCAAAAGACCCTTCATTGGCAAAACGAACGTATTGGACGTTGGCTTCCCTCATTAGGGCGCAACAGGCATTGAGCCTTTAA
- a CDS encoding PTS sugar transporter subunit IIA: MFNKIKALIFQDKPEQQQEDGFIVPISGEIIDLSHVPDEAFSQRMMGDGFAIQPEDGEVFSPVDGVVTTVVPSKHAFSIKSNSGIEFLIHFGVDTVKLKGEGFDVYVQEGSAVKAGDLVLKVNLEQIKDKVPSVAVSVIFIELNGKRFSYKTGKAAAKEKGRCYYTI, encoded by the coding sequence ATGTTTAATAAAATTAAAGCGCTTATATTTCAAGATAAACCGGAACAGCAGCAGGAAGATGGCTTTATTGTTCCTATTTCCGGGGAAATCATTGATTTGAGCCACGTACCGGACGAAGCGTTTTCCCAGCGGATGATGGGGGACGGATTTGCTATTCAGCCTGAGGATGGAGAAGTCTTCTCACCGGTGGATGGAGTCGTTACGACAGTGGTTCCCAGCAAGCATGCTTTTTCCATTAAAAGCAATTCTGGGATTGAATTTTTAATCCATTTTGGCGTGGATACGGTTAAGCTAAAAGGAGAAGGCTTTGATGTTTATGTACAGGAAGGAAGCGCAGTTAAAGCGGGGGACTTGGTCCTGAAGGTTAATCTCGAACAAATCAAGGACAAAGTGCCGTCTGTTGCTGTTTCGGTTATTTTTATCGAACTGAACGGAAAGCGCTTCAGTTACAAGACCGGCAAAGCAGCAGCAAAGGAAAAAGGACGCTGTTACTATACAATATGA
- a CDS encoding zinc-dependent alcohol dehydrogenase family protein, with protein MRAAVFKGKHQMEVLDWKTKDLEPHEVRIRVESCGICGTDQHIYHGHPGSAAVDPPIVLGHELAGEVIELGSGVSNLKLGDRVSIDPNIYCGECEYCRSGRPHLCDHLQAIGVTRDGGMAEYCIVPAVNAYRIPNEMSYVEGAMVEPVGCVLHGLKKIDVRPVHTVLIIGGGFIGQLFLQLVKKQGAAKIIVSEPAVEKYERLLELGANEVVQPTSPETVQHLMNIADVVIECVGRKESMELAIQAARKGGQILLFGVPSPDTLINVSPFTIFSKELSIKGSFINPYTHEEAISFIRQNIVRIEPLISHYFALDDIPEVMGKYPQMNVAKGVVTHST; from the coding sequence ATGAGAGCAGCGGTCTTCAAAGGAAAGCATCAAATGGAAGTGTTAGATTGGAAAACGAAGGATCTCGAACCGCATGAGGTGCGAATCCGGGTTGAAAGTTGCGGCATTTGTGGTACGGATCAGCATATTTACCATGGCCACCCCGGATCTGCTGCGGTCGACCCGCCGATTGTGCTCGGTCATGAACTGGCAGGCGAAGTGATAGAGTTGGGGTCTGGGGTTTCGAACTTGAAGCTAGGAGACAGAGTATCGATAGATCCGAATATTTATTGCGGCGAATGTGAATATTGCCGGAGCGGCCGGCCTCACTTGTGCGATCACCTTCAAGCCATCGGCGTGACGCGAGACGGAGGCATGGCGGAATATTGCATTGTTCCTGCGGTAAACGCTTACCGTATCCCGAATGAGATGAGCTATGTAGAAGGTGCGATGGTAGAGCCAGTCGGTTGTGTCTTACACGGATTGAAGAAAATCGATGTTCGCCCGGTTCATACGGTACTCATTATCGGTGGCGGCTTCATCGGCCAATTGTTCCTCCAGCTTGTAAAAAAACAAGGAGCGGCAAAAATTATTGTTAGCGAACCTGCGGTGGAGAAATACGAGCGGCTTCTTGAACTGGGGGCGAACGAGGTCGTGCAGCCAACGAGTCCAGAAACGGTACAACATTTGATGAATATTGCAGATGTAGTAATCGAATGCGTGGGACGCAAAGAATCAATGGAGCTTGCAATCCAAGCAGCTCGAAAAGGAGGTCAAATCCTTCTGTTCGGTGTACCCTCGCCAGACACTCTGATTAATGTTTCGCCATTTACCATTTTTTCAAAAGAACTAAGCATAAAGGGATCCTTTATTAATCCTTACACACATGAGGAAGCGATTTCTTTCATTCGGCAAAACATAGTACGGATTGAGCCATTAATCAGCCATTATTTCGCACTAGATGACATTCCGGAAGTGATGGGGAAATATCCGCAAATGAATGTAGCGAAAGGTGTAGTCACTCACTCTACATAA
- a CDS encoding SIS domain-containing protein, producing MQEKLFINVSKSGETDSLLKMSNSAKKNGIKIISFTGDSENSLSKLADISLKIVDMDAMDDRNKSASSFYPNVLMLFEFLIGEYLERIKEDSIKN from the coding sequence ATTCAGGAAAAATTGTTTATTAATGTTTCCAAATCCGGAGAAACGGATTCTTTGCTCAAAATGTCGAATTCCGCAAAGAAAAATGGAATTAAGATCATCTCCTTTACAGGAGACTCGGAAAATTCCTTATCCAAACTGGCGGATATAAGCTTGAAAATAGTTGATATGGATGCGATGGATGACCGCAATAAGTCAGCCTCTTCCTTCTATCCGAATGTACTGATGTTATTTGAGTTTTTGATTGGTGAATATTTGGAGAGAATAAAGGAAGACTCCATTAAAAATTGA
- a CDS encoding AAA family ATPase, whose protein sequence is MYLTGSEYLELDGILKKYEVGLRSYIAEKVCDKYTNYNSFSTVISELKIRFDSSQIGIKPFLFQKYYSKLVALEKDEKLEKLYDALNFTLTCFKMQNHYEDSDVPYLSGILDLMFLLNAPLFSELTTQFGSEFEDFLSLYLKIRNGGSHPASKRILIEEAHQITQFVLISTSVIRSEYFWYVEVESIKKNISEFLHKIKKKTPIFNNLLQINQNHEELLMRETELAHLEKLLITNKRRSSSVVLHGYGGVGKTSLAREFCNRIMKKVLESEIKMDFIIWASSKNEELIFDRVGMIKIREFKPQYQTFEDLVEMMCKILQLDTSSEEQLLNYFENCNQGLIVIDNYENIKGTERAKLEKFISDGCPNNIQFLLTSRQDEDIADKRIEIKGFKEVDIGIQFIEEYCTLNDFSLIYTNDELKEFLSLSCGNTLVITISLDRIFDGIMDLKSSLDNLRPLRNRDVEQIAEFMYKHMFDGIIAENEKSFPYIRKILNIMLLYRDPVDINILFDFTEAKITDLEEILSLFVRKFIVNKVRGMYELNEMATKFISLKLVPDNQHLRDLLNKIQDYRQDKELALKRLEEDTSNNPKLRNIIDDWQPYANSESIIIAQAYKLYDDYSKRLSKIHNNDIAFKNDLLSEVKDAFSKLSNRSGHPYVSFQKARVLKLFLFGLRNAELRKELIQQMKEAYEEAYIVIYTGDYRNIINTASFPALLMLYGIFCLVDYKNNFEAVKYLEMASDFYNNRETEFSENNANTYFFLSQACCNAYLEKGDISYLNKALKCINSAYSYFKNCSDETSKNKVNELSLMSLFIQFMKNDIPKGTVRNQMKQFKQMKGYMSPIIKEINKKLA, encoded by the coding sequence ATGTATCTTACTGGCTCAGAGTATCTTGAGTTAGATGGAATTTTAAAAAAATATGAAGTAGGCTTAAGAAGCTATATTGCTGAAAAGGTGTGTGATAAATACACAAATTATAATAGTTTTTCAACAGTAATAAGTGAATTGAAAATTAGATTTGACTCATCTCAAATAGGTATTAAGCCCTTTTTGTTTCAGAAATATTATTCGAAATTAGTGGCATTAGAAAAAGATGAAAAACTTGAAAAACTTTATGATGCTTTAAATTTCACATTAACGTGCTTTAAAATGCAAAATCATTACGAAGATAGTGATGTTCCTTACTTGTCAGGGATATTGGATTTGATGTTCTTGTTAAATGCCCCACTATTTAGTGAACTAACAACCCAATTTGGATCAGAATTTGAAGATTTTTTAAGTTTATACCTAAAAATAAGAAACGGTGGATCACACCCGGCTTCTAAAAGAATTTTAATCGAGGAAGCACACCAAATAACGCAATTTGTACTAATAAGTACATCTGTTATTCGAAGTGAGTATTTTTGGTATGTAGAGGTAGAAAGTATAAAAAAGAACATATCTGAATTTTTACATAAGATCAAGAAAAAAACTCCTATTTTTAATAATTTGCTTCAAATAAATCAGAATCATGAAGAATTATTAATGAGAGAGACGGAGTTGGCACATCTAGAGAAGTTATTAATTACTAATAAAAGAAGATCTAGTAGCGTAGTGCTTCATGGTTATGGAGGAGTTGGGAAAACCTCGTTAGCACGAGAATTTTGTAATCGAATTATGAAAAAAGTTCTTGAATCGGAAATAAAAATGGACTTTATTATCTGGGCGTCCTCCAAAAATGAAGAATTAATTTTTGATAGGGTTGGAATGATTAAAATCCGAGAATTCAAGCCGCAATACCAAACATTTGAAGACCTTGTTGAAATGATGTGTAAAATCTTACAATTAGATACCAGTTCTGAAGAACAGTTGCTTAATTATTTTGAAAACTGTAATCAAGGTCTGATTGTAATAGACAACTATGAAAATATTAAAGGTACTGAAAGAGCAAAACTTGAAAAATTCATATCAGACGGATGCCCTAACAATATCCAATTTCTTTTGACTTCAAGACAGGATGAAGATATTGCAGACAAAAGAATAGAAATTAAAGGTTTTAAAGAAGTTGATATTGGTATTCAGTTTATAGAAGAATACTGTACATTGAATGATTTTTCATTAATTTACACAAATGATGAATTGAAAGAGTTTTTGTCCCTATCATGTGGAAATACACTTGTAATTACAATTAGTCTAGATCGAATTTTTGATGGAATTATGGATTTGAAAAGCTCATTAGATAATCTTCGTCCTCTTCGAAATAGGGATGTAGAGCAAATAGCAGAGTTCATGTATAAACATATGTTCGATGGAATTATTGCTGAAAATGAAAAGTCATTTCCTTATATCCGAAAAATATTAAATATCATGTTATTATATAGGGATCCTGTAGACATTAATATCCTATTCGACTTCACCGAAGCTAAAATAACAGATTTAGAAGAAATATTATCTTTGTTTGTTAGAAAATTTATAGTCAATAAAGTACGTGGAATGTATGAATTAAACGAAATGGCTACAAAATTTATTTCTTTAAAACTTGTTCCTGATAATCAACACTTAAGAGATCTATTAAATAAAATTCAAGATTATCGACAGGATAAGGAGCTTGCTCTTAAAAGGTTAGAAGAAGATACATCGAATAATCCTAAATTAAGGAATATTATCGACGATTGGCAACCATATGCAAATTCTGAATCAATTATTATTGCACAAGCATATAAACTTTATGATGATTATTCAAAACGTTTAAGTAAGATACACAATAATGACATTGCATTTAAAAATGATTTGTTATCAGAAGTAAAAGATGCCTTTTCAAAACTATCTAATAGAAGCGGACATCCATATGTAAGTTTTCAGAAAGCAAGAGTTTTAAAATTGTTTTTATTTGGACTTAGAAATGCTGAATTGAGAAAAGAACTAATTCAACAAATGAAAGAAGCATATGAGGAAGCTTATATTGTTATATACACAGGAGATTATAGAAATATAATTAATACAGCTAGTTTCCCAGCTTTATTGATGCTATACGGTATATTTTGTTTAGTTGATTACAAAAACAACTTTGAAGCAGTGAAATATTTAGAAATGGCATCAGATTTTTATAATAACAGAGAGACAGAATTCAGTGAAAATAATGCTAATACCTATTTTTTTCTTTCGCAAGCTTGCTGTAATGCTTATTTGGAAAAGGGAGATATTAGTTACTTAAACAAAGCTTTAAAGTGCATTAACTCTGCATATTCCTATTTCAAAAACTGTTCTGACGAAACTAGTAAAAATAAGGTGAATGAACTATCACTTATGAGCCTTTTTATTCAATTTATGAAAAACGATATTCCCAAAGGGACGGTAAGAAACCAAATGAAGCAGTTTAAACAAATGAAAGGTTACATGAGTCCGATTATAAAAGAAATAAACAAAAAATTAGCTTGA